The following coding sequences lie in one Spinacia oleracea cultivar Varoflay chromosome 1, BTI_SOV_V1, whole genome shotgun sequence genomic window:
- the LOC110783904 gene encoding uncharacterized protein isoform X2, whose protein sequence is MGRKWWSKFSMTDLKNAKSIVEWIAWAEPVYNFNPMIDEWCKEAPKELDFNIEAENTRKVAINLGCDKINNDTRGTNGIDVLIPEVIQSTEKVIVLEYMDGVRLNDFEALQELGVDRKKLVEEITRAYAHQIYVDGFFNGDPHPGNFLVSKEFPHRPILLDFGLTKSLPATTKQALAKMLLAASEGDHVALLSAFAEMGLKLRMDLPEQAMEVTTVFFRNSTPASEAAETLKKFSEEREKKLKALQEKMQLGEKEAKRFSPVDAFPGDIVIFTRVLNLLRGLSATMDVRIVYFDIMRPFAESALGGIINMGPATNTQWLCDTPVHSDVEGKLRKLLIDLGNSGKILGVQICAYKDGEVIIDTAAGVLGKYDPRPVQLDSLFPVFSVTKGITAGLLHWLVDNRKLSYDENIASVWPEFASNNKDAIKVHHVLNHTSGLHNALANIMKDNPLSVSDWSECLQQMAQSTPESEPGQLQLYHYLSFGWLCGGIVERASGKKFQEILEEAFIHPLSIEGELYIGIPPGVENRLAALTLDTDDLKKLPDLDARSDLPSTFQPSQIAQVATALPALFNSLFVRRAIIPAANGHCSARALARYYASLADSGTVPKLPSSSPRLGSHVHIPKFSSDKLHKKENNTSKKRLNLFSLCRTMMSENFNHEKGKNVVKGPSYDRFPSDEPSSSNNSNGSHVEQNILGHNVNGDDHEKKNEKLFRNPNIHDAFMGLGEYENFALPDGDFGLGFKRIISADGSIIGFGHSGMGGSTGYCDVKNRFSIAITLNKMSFGGVTADIIQLVCSELNLPSPKLKGAGVREGNSEPNFERPLIN, encoded by the exons ATGGGAAGGAAGTGGTGGTCAAAGTTCAGCATGACG GACTTGAAGAATGCGAAGTCAATTGTTGAATGGATAGCATGGGCTGAACCTGTTTACAATTTCAACCCCATGATAGATGAATGGTGTAAAGAAGCACCAAAAGAACTTGATTTTAACATTGAAGCTG AGAATACCAGAAAGGTGGCCATCAATCTTGGTTGCGATAAGATAAACAATGATACTAGGGGAACCAATGGCATTGATGTTTTGATTCCAGAAGTTATACAG TCAACAGAGAAAGTGATAGTTTTGGAGTATATGGATGGGGTTCGCTTAAATGATTTTGAAGCTCTGCAAGAATTGGGTGTTGATAGAAAAAAACTTGTGGAAGAAATCACACGTGCTTATGCCCACCAAATCTATGTCGATGGATTCTTTAATGGTGATCCTCATCCTG GAAACTTTCTTGTGAGCAAAGAGTTTCCGCATCGTCCAATTTTGCTAGATTTTGGCCTCACGAAGTCACTTCCAGCAACCACAAAACAAGCGCTGGCAAAGATGCTCTTAGCAGCTTCAGAG GGGGATCATGTGGCACTTTTGTCTGCATTTGCAGAAATGGGACTTAAGTTGCGCATGGATTTGCCTGAGCAGGCAATGGAGGTGACAACGGTCTTCTTTCGTAACTCAACTCCTGCAAGCGAAGCTGCT GAAACGTTAAAAAAGTTCTcagaagaaagagaaaagaaattgaAGGCCTTACAAGAAAAGATGCAGCTTGGTGAAAAAGAAGCTAAACGATTTAGTCCT GTTGATGCCTTCCCTGGAGATATAGTGATATTTACACGTGTGCTGAATCTTTTAAGAG GTCTTTCTGCCACAATGGATGTCCGCATTGTCTACTTTGATATCATGAGACCATTTGCCGAGTCTGCTTTGGGAGG AATCATTAATATGGGACCAGCAACAAATACGCAATGGCTCTGTGACACTCCTGTGCATTCAGATGTGGAGGGAAAGCTGCGGAAGCTCTTGATCGATCTGGGAAATTCTGGAAAGATACTGGGAGTTCAG ATCTGTGCCTACAAAGATGGGGAAGTCATCATTGACACTGCTGCTGGAGTGCTTGGGAAGTATGATCCCCGACCAGTTCAGCTTGATTCGTTGTTTCCTGTCTTTTCAGTGACGAAGGGTATCACAGCAGGATTGCTACACTGGTTAGTCGATAACAG AAAACTAAGCTATGATGAAAACATTGCTTCTGTATGGCCTGAATTTGCATCAAACAATAAGGATGCGATAAAG GTTCATCACGTTCTTAATCATACGTCTGGTCTCCATAATGCGTTGGCCAACATCATGAAAGATAATCCATTGTCGGTATCGGATTGGAGTGAGTGCTTGCAACAAATGGCTCAGTCTACTCCTGAGAGCGAGCCTGGTCAACTACAGTTGTATCATTATCTCTCATTCGGATGGCTATGTGGTGGAATTGTTGAG CGTGCATCTGGGAAGAAATTCCAAGAGATTCTTGAAGAAGCATTCATTCATCCACTAAGTATTGAGGGCGAGCTGTATATTGGCATTCCCCCAG GAGTTGAAAATCGACTAGCAGCACTTACACTAGATACGGATGATCTCAAGAAACTCCCTGACTTGGATGCACGTTCTGACTTGCCTTCCACTTTCCAACCAAGCCAGATTGCTCAGGTTGCCACTGCACTCCCAGCCCTCTTCAATTCTCTTTTTGTTCGCCGTGCTATCATACCTGCTGCCAATGGACATTGCTCTGCGCGTGCTCTTGCGCGTTATTATGCTTCATTGGCCGACTCAGGAACTGTTCCAAAACTTCCCTCCTCCTCACCTCGCCTTGGCAGCCACGTCCATATACCAAAGTTTTCCTCTGATAAACTTCACAAGAAAGAAAACAACACCAGTAAGAAGCGCCTAAATCTGTTTTCTCTATGCAGAACCATGATGTCTGAAAATTTCAACCATGAAAAAGGTAAAAATGTTGTCAAGGGTCCTAGTTATGATAGGTTCCCAAGTGACGAGCCTAGtagcagcaacaacagcaaTGGCAGTCACGTTGAACAAAACATACTTGGTCACAATGTGAATGGTGATGATCATGAAAAGAAGAATGAGAAACTTTTTAGAAATCCTAACATTCATGATGCCTTCATGGGTTTAGGAGAATATGAGAATTTTGCTTTGCCTGATGGAGATTTTGGGTTAGGATTTAAGCGGATAATTTCTGCGGACGGATCCATTATTGGTTTTGGTCACTCGGGTATGGGTGGGTCAACCGGTTACTGTGACGTAAAAAACAGGTTCTCAATTGCCATTACATTAAACAAAATGTCATTTGGAGGTGTCACCGCAGACATTATTCAGCTGGTTTGTTCAGAGTTGAACCTTCCTTCACCCAAGTTGAAAGGTGCTGGCGTTAGGGAAGGAAATTCAGAGCCAAATTTTGAAAGGCCTTTGATTAACTga
- the LOC110783904 gene encoding uncharacterized protein isoform X1, translating into MMGWGNIYKRRIKVFTLAFMIYLDYKALQKRSKWIKNKSKKDAIWKKAHERNATRILNFMIQMEGLWVKLGQYLSTRADVLPEAYIRLLQKLQDSLPPRPLDEVCHTIEKEMGKSVEELFLKFIEAPLATASIAQVHRATLRNGKEVVVKVQHDGIKHVILEDLKNAKSIVEWIAWAEPVYNFNPMIDEWCKEAPKELDFNIEAENTRKVAINLGCDKINNDTRGTNGIDVLIPEVIQSTEKVIVLEYMDGVRLNDFEALQELGVDRKKLVEEITRAYAHQIYVDGFFNGDPHPGNFLVSKEFPHRPILLDFGLTKSLPATTKQALAKMLLAASEGDHVALLSAFAEMGLKLRMDLPEQAMEVTTVFFRNSTPASEAAETLKKFSEEREKKLKALQEKMQLGEKEAKRFSPVDAFPGDIVIFTRVLNLLRGLSATMDVRIVYFDIMRPFAESALGGIINMGPATNTQWLCDTPVHSDVEGKLRKLLIDLGNSGKILGVQICAYKDGEVIIDTAAGVLGKYDPRPVQLDSLFPVFSVTKGITAGLLHWLVDNRKLSYDENIASVWPEFASNNKDAIKVHHVLNHTSGLHNALANIMKDNPLSVSDWSECLQQMAQSTPESEPGQLQLYHYLSFGWLCGGIVERASGKKFQEILEEAFIHPLSIEGELYIGIPPGVENRLAALTLDTDDLKKLPDLDARSDLPSTFQPSQIAQVATALPALFNSLFVRRAIIPAANGHCSARALARYYASLADSGTVPKLPSSSPRLGSHVHIPKFSSDKLHKKENNTSKKRLNLFSLCRTMMSENFNHEKGKNVVKGPSYDRFPSDEPSSSNNSNGSHVEQNILGHNVNGDDHEKKNEKLFRNPNIHDAFMGLGEYENFALPDGDFGLGFKRIISADGSIIGFGHSGMGGSTGYCDVKNRFSIAITLNKMSFGGVTADIIQLVCSELNLPSPKLKGAGVREGNSEPNFERPLIN; encoded by the exons ATGATGGGGTGGGGAAACATTTATAAGAGGCGCATCAAAGTCTTTACATTGGCCTTCATGATCTACCTGGATTATAAG GCTTTGCAGAAGAGAAGTAAATGGATTAAAAACAAGTCTAAAAAGGATGCTATATGGAAAAAAGCTCATGAGCGCAATGCTACTCGCATCCTCAACTTCATGATACAAATGGAGGGCTTGTGGGTAAAACTTGGGCAATATTTGTCTACACGTGCTGATGTTCTTCCTGAGGCCTATATACGGCTTCTCCAGAAGCTACAGGATTCCCTTCCTCCTCGACCCTTAGACGAG GTCTGTCATACTATTGAGAAAGAGATGGGAAAATCTGTGGAGGAATTGTTTTTGAAATTCATAGAAGCACCTCTGGCTACAGCATCA ATAGCACAGGTTCATCGTGCAACACTGAGAAATGGGAAGGAAGTGGTGGTCAAAGTTCAGCATGACGGTATTAAGCATGTTATATTGGAG GACTTGAAGAATGCGAAGTCAATTGTTGAATGGATAGCATGGGCTGAACCTGTTTACAATTTCAACCCCATGATAGATGAATGGTGTAAAGAAGCACCAAAAGAACTTGATTTTAACATTGAAGCTG AGAATACCAGAAAGGTGGCCATCAATCTTGGTTGCGATAAGATAAACAATGATACTAGGGGAACCAATGGCATTGATGTTTTGATTCCAGAAGTTATACAG TCAACAGAGAAAGTGATAGTTTTGGAGTATATGGATGGGGTTCGCTTAAATGATTTTGAAGCTCTGCAAGAATTGGGTGTTGATAGAAAAAAACTTGTGGAAGAAATCACACGTGCTTATGCCCACCAAATCTATGTCGATGGATTCTTTAATGGTGATCCTCATCCTG GAAACTTTCTTGTGAGCAAAGAGTTTCCGCATCGTCCAATTTTGCTAGATTTTGGCCTCACGAAGTCACTTCCAGCAACCACAAAACAAGCGCTGGCAAAGATGCTCTTAGCAGCTTCAGAG GGGGATCATGTGGCACTTTTGTCTGCATTTGCAGAAATGGGACTTAAGTTGCGCATGGATTTGCCTGAGCAGGCAATGGAGGTGACAACGGTCTTCTTTCGTAACTCAACTCCTGCAAGCGAAGCTGCT GAAACGTTAAAAAAGTTCTcagaagaaagagaaaagaaattgaAGGCCTTACAAGAAAAGATGCAGCTTGGTGAAAAAGAAGCTAAACGATTTAGTCCT GTTGATGCCTTCCCTGGAGATATAGTGATATTTACACGTGTGCTGAATCTTTTAAGAG GTCTTTCTGCCACAATGGATGTCCGCATTGTCTACTTTGATATCATGAGACCATTTGCCGAGTCTGCTTTGGGAGG AATCATTAATATGGGACCAGCAACAAATACGCAATGGCTCTGTGACACTCCTGTGCATTCAGATGTGGAGGGAAAGCTGCGGAAGCTCTTGATCGATCTGGGAAATTCTGGAAAGATACTGGGAGTTCAG ATCTGTGCCTACAAAGATGGGGAAGTCATCATTGACACTGCTGCTGGAGTGCTTGGGAAGTATGATCCCCGACCAGTTCAGCTTGATTCGTTGTTTCCTGTCTTTTCAGTGACGAAGGGTATCACAGCAGGATTGCTACACTGGTTAGTCGATAACAG AAAACTAAGCTATGATGAAAACATTGCTTCTGTATGGCCTGAATTTGCATCAAACAATAAGGATGCGATAAAG GTTCATCACGTTCTTAATCATACGTCTGGTCTCCATAATGCGTTGGCCAACATCATGAAAGATAATCCATTGTCGGTATCGGATTGGAGTGAGTGCTTGCAACAAATGGCTCAGTCTACTCCTGAGAGCGAGCCTGGTCAACTACAGTTGTATCATTATCTCTCATTCGGATGGCTATGTGGTGGAATTGTTGAG CGTGCATCTGGGAAGAAATTCCAAGAGATTCTTGAAGAAGCATTCATTCATCCACTAAGTATTGAGGGCGAGCTGTATATTGGCATTCCCCCAG GAGTTGAAAATCGACTAGCAGCACTTACACTAGATACGGATGATCTCAAGAAACTCCCTGACTTGGATGCACGTTCTGACTTGCCTTCCACTTTCCAACCAAGCCAGATTGCTCAGGTTGCCACTGCACTCCCAGCCCTCTTCAATTCTCTTTTTGTTCGCCGTGCTATCATACCTGCTGCCAATGGACATTGCTCTGCGCGTGCTCTTGCGCGTTATTATGCTTCATTGGCCGACTCAGGAACTGTTCCAAAACTTCCCTCCTCCTCACCTCGCCTTGGCAGCCACGTCCATATACCAAAGTTTTCCTCTGATAAACTTCACAAGAAAGAAAACAACACCAGTAAGAAGCGCCTAAATCTGTTTTCTCTATGCAGAACCATGATGTCTGAAAATTTCAACCATGAAAAAGGTAAAAATGTTGTCAAGGGTCCTAGTTATGATAGGTTCCCAAGTGACGAGCCTAGtagcagcaacaacagcaaTGGCAGTCACGTTGAACAAAACATACTTGGTCACAATGTGAATGGTGATGATCATGAAAAGAAGAATGAGAAACTTTTTAGAAATCCTAACATTCATGATGCCTTCATGGGTTTAGGAGAATATGAGAATTTTGCTTTGCCTGATGGAGATTTTGGGTTAGGATTTAAGCGGATAATTTCTGCGGACGGATCCATTATTGGTTTTGGTCACTCGGGTATGGGTGGGTCAACCGGTTACTGTGACGTAAAAAACAGGTTCTCAATTGCCATTACATTAAACAAAATGTCATTTGGAGGTGTCACCGCAGACATTATTCAGCTGGTTTGTTCAGAGTTGAACCTTCCTTCACCCAAGTTGAAAGGTGCTGGCGTTAGGGAAGGAAATTCAGAGCCAAATTTTGAAAGGCCTTTGATTAACTga